A DNA window from Hydrogenophaga taeniospiralis contains the following coding sequences:
- a CDS encoding GntR family transcriptional regulator, translating into MAINPAFPPEPSPADGPDTAAQGSGDASGSGLAPTAPAFSPLYQQIKTLILRSLQAGEWKPGDMIPSEFDLAARFRVSQGTVRKAIDELATDNLLVRRQGKGTFVATHAEQHIQYRFLRLLPDTGDLAQQGPAERRIIECRRLRASADVARQLALRTGDPILQVKRVLAFAGSPAILEDLWLPGGPFKGLTVETLSDDKGPMYALFETQFGVRMVRAVEKIKAVAADADAARLLGVPEGHPLLSVERLAYTYNDVPMELRRGLYRTESRHYRNELS; encoded by the coding sequence ATGGCCATCAATCCCGCATTCCCGCCCGAACCGTCGCCCGCCGACGGGCCGGACACCGCTGCCCAGGGCTCTGGCGACGCGAGTGGGAGTGGCTTGGCGCCAACCGCCCCCGCGTTCAGCCCGCTCTACCAGCAGATCAAGACACTGATCCTGCGCAGCCTGCAGGCGGGCGAATGGAAACCGGGCGACATGATCCCCAGCGAGTTCGATCTGGCCGCGCGCTTTCGCGTGAGCCAGGGAACGGTGCGCAAGGCCATTGACGAGCTCGCCACCGACAACCTGCTGGTGCGCCGCCAGGGCAAGGGCACTTTCGTCGCCACCCATGCCGAGCAGCACATCCAGTACCGCTTCCTGCGGCTGCTGCCCGACACCGGTGATCTGGCGCAACAGGGTCCGGCCGAGCGCCGCATCATCGAATGCCGCCGCCTGCGGGCCAGCGCCGATGTCGCGCGCCAGCTCGCACTGCGCACCGGCGACCCCATCCTGCAGGTCAAGCGCGTGCTGGCCTTCGCGGGCAGCCCCGCCATCCTGGAAGACCTGTGGCTGCCCGGCGGCCCGTTCAAAGGCCTGACGGTGGAAACCCTGTCCGACGACAAGGGACCGATGTACGCCCTGTTTGAAACCCAGTTCGGGGTGCGCATGGTGCGGGCGGTGGAGAAGATCAAGGCGGTCGCGGCCGATGCCGACGCGGCCCGGCTGCTCGGCGTGCCCGAAGGCCACCCGCTGCTCAGCGTGGAGCGTCTGGCCTACACGTACAACGACGTGCCCATGGAGTTGCGCCGCGGCCTGTACCGCACCGAGTCGCGCCACTACCGCAACGAACTGAGTTGA
- a CDS encoding citrate synthase: MKLVDNKATLSFSNGSPSVDLPVYAGSIGPDVIDIRKLYAQTGMFTYDPGFLSTASCQSAITYIDGDKGELLYRGYPIEQLATNCDYLDTCYLLLNGELPDEKERGDFHKLVINHTMVNEQMQFFLRGFRRDAHPMAVLTGLVGALSAFYHDSTDINNPEHRKVAAIRLIAKMPTLVAMAYKYGIGQPYMYPRNDLSYSGNFLRMMFGTPCEEYKVNPVLEKALDRIFILHADHEQNASTSTVRLCGSSGTNPFAAIAAGVACLWGPAHGGANEACLNMLEDIQRQGGVSKVGEFMEKVKDKNSGVKLMGFGHRVYKNYDPRAKLMQETCNEVLQELGLENDPLFKLAKELEKIALEDEYFVSRKLYPNVDFYSGIVQRAIGIPVNLFTGIFALARTVGWIAQLNEMISDPEYKIGRPRQLFTGADRRDVKPLASR, encoded by the coding sequence ATGAAACTCGTAGACAACAAAGCCACCCTGTCGTTCTCCAACGGCAGCCCCAGCGTCGACCTGCCGGTGTACGCCGGCAGCATCGGCCCGGACGTGATCGACATCCGCAAGCTGTACGCGCAGACCGGTATGTTCACCTACGACCCCGGCTTCCTGTCCACCGCCTCCTGCCAGTCGGCCATCACCTACATCGATGGCGACAAGGGTGAGTTGCTGTACCGCGGCTACCCCATCGAGCAGCTCGCCACCAACTGCGACTACCTCGACACCTGTTACCTGCTTCTCAATGGCGAGCTGCCCGATGAGAAAGAGCGCGGCGACTTCCACAAGCTCGTGATCAACCACACCATGGTCAACGAGCAGATGCAGTTCTTCCTGCGTGGCTTCCGTCGTGACGCCCACCCCATGGCCGTGCTGACCGGTCTGGTGGGCGCGCTGTCGGCCTTCTATCACGACAGCACCGACATCAACAATCCGGAGCACCGCAAGGTCGCGGCCATCCGCCTGATCGCCAAGATGCCCACACTGGTCGCCATGGCCTACAAGTACGGCATCGGCCAGCCCTACATGTATCCGCGCAACGACCTGAGCTATTCGGGCAACTTCCTGCGCATGATGTTCGGCACCCCTTGCGAAGAGTACAAAGTCAACCCCGTGCTGGAGAAGGCGCTCGATCGCATCTTCATCCTGCACGCCGACCACGAGCAGAACGCCTCCACCTCCACCGTGCGCCTGTGCGGTTCGTCGGGCACCAACCCGTTCGCCGCCATCGCGGCCGGCGTGGCCTGCCTCTGGGGTCCGGCCCACGGCGGCGCCAACGAGGCCTGCCTGAACATGCTGGAAGACATCCAGCGCCAGGGCGGCGTGTCCAAGGTCGGCGAGTTCATGGAGAAGGTCAAGGACAAGAACTCCGGCGTCAAACTCATGGGCTTCGGCCACCGGGTCTACAAGAACTACGACCCGCGCGCCAAGCTGATGCAGGAAACCTGCAACGAAGTCCTGCAGGAACTTGGCCTGGAAAACGATCCGCTGTTCAAGCTCGCCAAGGAACTGGAAAAGATCGCCCTGGAAGACGAGTACTTCGTGTCGCGCAAGCTGTACCCGAACGTGGACTTCTACTCCGGCATCGTGCAGCGCGCCATCGGCATTCCGGTCAACCTGTTCACCGGCATCTTCGCGCTGGCCCGCACGGTCGGCTGGATCGCTCAGCTGAACGAAATGATCAGCGATCCCGAGTACAAGATCGGCCGCCCGCGCCAGTTGTTCACCGGTGCCGACCGCCGCGACGTCAAGCCCCTGGCATCGAGGTAA
- a CDS encoding HpcH/HpaI aldolase/citrate lyase family protein has protein sequence MIHPRDILLGAQAGAFALPVCDHYSGVEARMKKSLQLQAEMTEEFGTCVFDVTLDCEDGAPVGGEADHAALVTALALGAAPEARVAVRVHPVDHPAFDADVATIAGQAASKLVHLMVPKVESVADVQRAVAAMDAAGATALPLHVLIESPAAVHRAFDIAAHPRVQSLSFGLMDFVSAHGGAIPAAGMSMAGQFSHPLVLRAKLEIASACHAHGKVPSHCVVTEFKDTQALGQAARTVARELGYTRMWSIHPDQIRPVLEAFAPRADEIGEAAAILLAAQRADWAPVQHGGRLHDRASYRFFWQVLVRAHATGRPMPEEVTPFFATMNVLADRP, from the coding sequence GTGATCCATCCGCGCGACATTCTTCTGGGTGCCCAGGCCGGCGCGTTCGCGCTGCCGGTCTGCGACCACTACAGCGGGGTGGAAGCGCGGATGAAGAAGAGCCTGCAGCTGCAGGCCGAGATGACCGAGGAGTTCGGAACCTGCGTGTTTGACGTCACGCTCGACTGCGAAGACGGCGCCCCCGTGGGCGGCGAAGCGGATCACGCGGCGCTGGTCACCGCGCTCGCGCTGGGCGCGGCGCCCGAAGCCCGGGTGGCCGTTCGCGTCCACCCGGTGGACCACCCGGCTTTCGACGCCGACGTGGCCACCATCGCGGGTCAGGCCGCTTCGAAGCTGGTGCACCTGATGGTGCCCAAGGTCGAGTCGGTGGCCGATGTGCAGCGCGCCGTGGCCGCCATGGACGCCGCCGGCGCGACCGCGCTGCCGCTGCACGTGCTGATCGAGTCGCCCGCCGCGGTGCACCGGGCCTTTGACATCGCGGCTCACCCGCGCGTGCAGAGCCTGAGTTTTGGGCTGATGGACTTCGTGTCGGCGCACGGCGGCGCGATTCCGGCCGCGGGCATGAGCATGGCCGGGCAGTTCAGCCACCCGTTGGTGCTGCGCGCCAAGCTCGAGATCGCCAGCGCCTGCCATGCCCACGGCAAGGTGCCGTCGCATTGCGTGGTCACCGAGTTCAAGGACACCCAGGCACTGGGCCAGGCCGCGCGCACGGTCGCGCGTGAGCTCGGCTACACCCGCATGTGGAGCATCCACCCCGACCAGATACGACCGGTGCTCGAAGCCTTCGCGCCCCGGGCCGACGAGATCGGGGAGGCCGCTGCCATCCTGCTGGCGGCGCAGCGCGCCGACTGGGCGCCGGTGCAGCACGGCGGCCGTCTGCACGACCGCGCGAGCTACCGATTCTTCTGGCAGGTGCTGGTGCGCGCGCACGCGACCGGGCGTCCGATGCCCGAAGAGGTGACCCCCTTTTTTGCCACAATGAATGTTTTGGCTGATCGACCATGA
- a CDS encoding succinate dehydrogenase assembly factor 2, which translates to MEASTTDALLDPRALSKLRWRCRRGLLENDLFIDSFFARHASGLTVSQAQALGVLMELSDNDLLDLLLGRKPPQGELARDDVAHVLGLLRAARQPI; encoded by the coding sequence ATGGAAGCCAGCACCACCGACGCCCTGCTCGATCCACGCGCCTTGAGCAAGCTGCGCTGGCGCTGCCGCCGTGGACTGCTCGAGAACGACCTGTTCATCGACAGTTTTTTTGCCAGACACGCGTCTGGCCTGACCGTCAGCCAGGCTCAAGCCCTGGGGGTTCTAATGGAACTGTCTGACAACGATCTGCTCGATCTGTTGCTTGGAAGAAAACCTCCCCAGGGCGAGCTGGCCCGTGATGACGTCGCGCACGTACTGGGCCTGCTGCGTGCAGCCCGGCAACCCATTTAA
- the acnB gene encoding bifunctional aconitate hydratase 2/2-methylisocitrate dehydratase gives MLKAYREHVAERAALGIPPLPLTAQQVADLIELIKAPPAGEDAFLLDLLTHRVPPGVDDAAKVKASFLAAVAHGDVKVGLISKAKATELLGTMVGGYNVHPLIELLDDAEVAGVAAEGLKKTLLMFDFFNDVAEKAKAGNAKAKEVVQSWADAEWFTSRPEVPKSITVTVFKVPGETNTDDLSPAPDAWSRPDIPLHYLAMLKNTREGAAFKPEEDGKRGPMQFIEDLKKKGNLVAYVGDVVGTGSSRKSATNSVIWATGQDIPFVPNKRFGGVTLGGKIAPIFFNTQEDSGSLPIEVDVSKLEMGDVVDVMPYDGKIVRNGEIVVEFKLKSDVLFDEVRAGGRINLIIGRSLTAKAREFLGLSASTLFRLPSTPTATKAGFTLAQKMVGRAVGLPEGQGVRPGTYCEPKMTTVGSQDTTGPMTRDELKDLACLGFSADLVMQSFCHTAAYPKPVDVKTHRELPKFISSRGGVALRPGDGVIHSWLNRLLLPDTVGTGGDSHTRFPIGISFPAGSGLVAFGAATGVMPLDMPESVLVRFKGQMQPGITLRDLVHAIPLYAIKAGLLTVAKAGKKNVFSGRILEIEGLPDLKVEQAFELSDASAERSAAGCTVKLNPEPIKEYLTSNVVLMKNMIADGYADARTLARRIEKVEAWLANPNLLEADKDAEYAAVIEIDLNELTEPVLCCPNDPDDAKLLSEVAGAKIDEVFIGSCMTNIGHFRAASKLLEGKRDIPVKLWIAPPTKMDASELTKEGHYGVFGAAGARTEMPGCSLCMGNQAQVREGATVVSTSTRNFPNRLGKNTFVYLASAELAAIASKLGRIPTVAEYQADMGVINKDGSQIYKYMNFDQIEEYAEAAKAVA, from the coding sequence ATGTTGAAAGCCTACCGAGAACACGTGGCCGAGCGCGCAGCGCTGGGCATTCCGCCCTTGCCGCTGACCGCGCAGCAGGTCGCTGACCTGATCGAGCTCATCAAGGCGCCGCCGGCTGGCGAAGACGCCTTCCTGCTCGACCTGCTCACGCACCGCGTGCCCCCGGGTGTGGACGATGCCGCCAAGGTCAAGGCCTCGTTCCTGGCCGCCGTGGCCCACGGCGACGTGAAGGTCGGCCTGATCTCCAAGGCCAAGGCCACCGAGCTGCTCGGCACCATGGTGGGTGGCTACAACGTGCACCCGCTGATCGAACTGCTGGACGACGCCGAAGTCGCCGGCGTGGCCGCCGAGGGCCTGAAGAAGACGCTGCTGATGTTCGACTTCTTCAACGACGTGGCCGAAAAGGCCAAGGCCGGCAACGCCAAGGCCAAGGAGGTCGTGCAATCCTGGGCCGACGCCGAGTGGTTCACCAGCCGCCCCGAAGTGCCCAAGTCCATCACCGTGACCGTGTTCAAGGTGCCGGGCGAAACCAACACCGACGATCTCTCTCCCGCACCCGATGCCTGGAGCCGCCCGGACATCCCGCTGCACTACCTGGCCATGCTGAAGAACACGCGCGAAGGCGCGGCCTTCAAGCCCGAAGAAGACGGCAAGCGCGGCCCGATGCAGTTCATCGAAGACCTGAAGAAAAAGGGCAACCTCGTGGCCTACGTGGGCGACGTGGTGGGCACCGGTTCTTCGCGCAAGTCGGCCACCAACAGCGTGATCTGGGCCACGGGCCAGGACATCCCCTTCGTGCCGAACAAGCGTTTCGGTGGTGTCACGCTGGGCGGCAAGATCGCTCCCATCTTCTTCAATACGCAGGAAGACTCGGGCTCGTTGCCGATTGAAGTGGACGTGTCCAAGCTGGAAATGGGCGACGTGGTTGACGTGATGCCCTACGACGGCAAGATCGTGCGCAACGGTGAAATCGTGGTCGAGTTCAAGCTCAAGAGCGACGTGCTGTTCGACGAAGTGCGCGCCGGCGGCCGCATCAACCTGATCATTGGCCGTTCGCTCACCGCCAAGGCGCGTGAGTTCCTGGGCCTGTCAGCGAGCACCCTGTTCCGCCTGCCCAGCACCCCCACCGCGACCAAGGCCGGCTTCACGCTGGCGCAGAAGATGGTCGGCCGTGCGGTCGGCCTGCCCGAAGGCCAGGGCGTGCGCCCCGGCACCTACTGCGAGCCGAAGATGACCACCGTGGGTTCGCAAGACACCACCGGCCCGATGACCCGCGACGAGCTGAAAGACCTGGCCTGCCTGGGCTTTTCCGCCGACCTGGTGATGCAGTCCTTCTGCCACACCGCTGCTTACCCCAAGCCGGTGGACGTGAAGACGCACCGCGAACTGCCCAAGTTCATCAGCAGCCGCGGCGGCGTGGCCCTGCGCCCGGGCGACGGCGTGATCCACAGCTGGCTCAACCGCCTGCTGCTGCCCGACACCGTGGGCACCGGCGGTGACTCGCACACCCGCTTCCCGATCGGCATTTCCTTCCCCGCGGGCTCCGGCCTGGTGGCCTTCGGTGCCGCCACTGGCGTGATGCCGCTGGACATGCCCGAGTCGGTGCTGGTGCGCTTCAAAGGCCAGATGCAGCCCGGCATCACGCTGCGCGATCTGGTGCACGCGATCCCGTTGTACGCCATCAAGGCCGGTTTGCTGACCGTGGCCAAGGCCGGCAAGAAGAACGTGTTCTCCGGCCGCATCCTGGAAATCGAAGGCCTGCCCGATCTGAAGGTCGAACAGGCGTTTGAACTGTCCGACGCCTCGGCCGAACGCAGCGCCGCCGGTTGCACCGTGAAGCTCAACCCCGAGCCGATCAAGGAATACCTCACCAGCAACGTCGTGCTGATGAAGAACATGATCGCCGACGGTTACGCCGACGCCCGCACGCTGGCGCGCCGCATTGAAAAGGTCGAAGCCTGGCTGGCCAACCCGAACCTGCTCGAAGCCGACAAGGACGCCGAATACGCGGCCGTGATCGAGATCGACCTGAACGAACTGACCGAGCCCGTGCTGTGCTGCCCGAACGACCCGGACGACGCCAAGCTGCTCTCCGAAGTGGCCGGCGCCAAGATCGACGAAGTGTTCATCGGCTCTTGCATGACCAACATCGGCCACTTCCGCGCCGCCTCCAAGCTGCTCGAAGGCAAGCGCGACATTCCGGTCAAGCTGTGGATCGCCCCGCCGACCAAGATGGACGCTTCGGAGCTGACCAAGGAAGGCCATTACGGCGTGTTCGGCGCGGCCGGTGCCCGCACCGAAATGCCCGGCTGCTCGCTGTGCATGGGCAACCAGGCGCAGGTGCGTGAAGGCGCGACCGTGGTGTCCACCTCGACCCGCAACTTCCCGAACCGCCTGGGCAAGAACACCTTTGTGTACCTGGCCTCGGCCGAACTCGCCGCCATCGCGTCCAAGCTGGGCCGCATCCCGACCGTGGCCGAATACCAGGCCGACATGGGCGTGATCAACAAGGACGGCAGCCAGATCTACAAGTACATGAACTTCGACCAGATCGAAGAGTACGCGGAGGCCGCCAAGGCGGTTGCCTGA
- the sdhA gene encoding succinate dehydrogenase flavoprotein subunit, which produces MTATANLPKRQFDVVIVGAGGSGMRASLQLARAGLKVAVLSKVFPTRSHTVAAQGGVSASLGNMSEDNWHYHFYDTIKGSDWLGDQDAIEFMCREAPKVVYELEHFGMPFDRNPDGTIYQRPFGGHTANYGEKPVQRACAAADRTGHAMLHTLYQQNVQARTTFFVEWMALDLIRDADGDVVGVTALEMETGETYILEAKQTLLATGGAGRIFAASTNAFINTGDGLGMAARAGIPLQDMEFWQFHPTGVAGAGVLLTEGCRGEGAILLNSNGERFMERYAPTLKDLAPRDFVSRCMDQEIKEGRGCGPNKDYVLLKLDHLGAETIHKRLPSVYEIGVNFANVDITREPIPVVPTIHYQMGGIPTNINGQVVTPDGNGAQKVVNGLYAVGECACVSVHGANRLGTNSLLDLLVFGRAAGNHIVETNDKNQNHKPLPADAADKTLARLARLDNSTSGEYAQDVAGDMRAIMQQHAGVFRTQASMDEGVTKINALRERVANITLKDKSKVFNTARIEALEVDNLMEVAQATMTSAAARHECRGAHTVNDYERPADDAQFPLGRNDAEWMKHTLWDSATNTLSYKPVNLKPLTVESVPPKVRTF; this is translated from the coding sequence ATGACCGCAACTGCAAATCTCCCCAAGCGCCAATTTGACGTCGTGATCGTCGGCGCTGGCGGCTCCGGCATGCGTGCCTCGCTGCAACTCGCCCGCGCCGGCCTGAAGGTGGCCGTGCTCTCCAAGGTGTTCCCGACCCGCTCGCACACCGTGGCCGCTCAAGGCGGCGTGTCCGCCTCGCTCGGCAACATGAGCGAAGACAACTGGCACTACCACTTCTACGACACCATCAAGGGCTCCGACTGGCTGGGTGACCAGGACGCCATTGAGTTCATGTGCCGTGAAGCACCCAAGGTCGTCTACGAGCTCGAACACTTCGGCATGCCGTTCGACCGCAACCCCGACGGCACGATCTACCAGCGCCCGTTTGGCGGCCACACCGCCAACTACGGCGAGAAGCCGGTGCAGCGCGCCTGCGCCGCGGCCGACCGCACCGGCCACGCCATGCTGCACACGCTGTACCAGCAGAACGTGCAGGCCCGCACCACGTTCTTCGTCGAATGGATGGCGCTGGACCTGATCCGCGACGCCGACGGCGACGTGGTGGGTGTGACCGCGCTGGAAATGGAAACCGGCGAAACCTACATCCTCGAAGCCAAGCAGACCCTGCTGGCCACGGGTGGCGCGGGCCGCATCTTTGCCGCCTCCACCAACGCCTTCATCAACACCGGCGACGGCCTGGGCATGGCGGCGCGCGCTGGCATCCCGCTGCAGGACATGGAGTTCTGGCAGTTCCACCCCACCGGCGTGGCCGGCGCGGGCGTGCTGCTGACCGAAGGCTGCCGCGGTGAAGGCGCGATCCTGCTCAACAGCAACGGCGAGCGCTTCATGGAGCGCTACGCGCCCACGCTGAAGGACCTGGCGCCGCGCGACTTCGTCTCCCGCTGCATGGACCAGGAGATCAAGGAAGGCCGAGGATGCGGTCCCAACAAGGACTACGTGCTGCTCAAGCTCGACCACCTGGGCGCCGAGACCATCCACAAGCGCCTGCCCTCGGTGTACGAGATCGGCGTGAACTTCGCCAACGTGGACATTACGCGCGAGCCGATTCCGGTGGTGCCCACCATCCACTACCAGATGGGCGGCATCCCGACCAACATCAACGGCCAGGTCGTCACGCCCGACGGCAACGGCGCGCAGAAGGTCGTCAATGGCCTGTACGCGGTGGGCGAATGCGCCTGCGTCAGTGTGCACGGCGCCAACCGCCTGGGCACCAACTCGCTGCTCGACCTGCTGGTATTCGGCCGCGCGGCCGGCAACCACATCGTCGAGACCAACGACAAGAACCAGAACCACAAACCCCTGCCGGCCGACGCCGCCGACAAGACCCTGGCCCGCCTGGCCCGCCTGGACAACTCCACCAGCGGCGAATACGCGCAGGACGTGGCCGGCGACATGCGCGCCATCATGCAGCAGCACGCTGGCGTGTTCCGCACCCAGGCCAGCATGGACGAAGGCGTCACCAAGATCAACGCACTGCGCGAGCGCGTGGCCAACATCACGCTGAAAGACAAGTCCAAGGTGTTCAACACCGCGCGCATCGAAGCGCTGGAGGTCGACAACCTGATGGAAGTCGCCCAGGCCACCATGACCTCGGCCGCCGCGCGCCACGAATGCCGCGGCGCCCATACGGTCAACGACTACGAGCGCCCGGCCGACGACGCCCAGTTCCCGCTGGGCCGCAACGACGCCGAGTGGATGAAGCACACGCTGTGGGACAGCGCCACCAACACCCTGTCGTACAAGCCCGTCAACTTGAAGCCGCTGACCGTGGAATCCGTTCCGCCCAAAGTCAGAACGTTCTGA
- the sdhC gene encoding succinate dehydrogenase, cytochrome b556 subunit, with the protein MTELTKKRPEFRNINAFKDLTTYRLPLAGWVSILHRASGGLMFVLLPLIVWLFDTSVSSEISFDRFSSAFSAGLGFVPGWFFKLVVLALIWAYLHHLIAGVRHLYMDVAHAVSKEFGKSSAIVTLALSIGLTLVLGAKLFGLY; encoded by the coding sequence ATGACCGAGTTGACCAAGAAGCGGCCCGAGTTCCGCAACATCAACGCCTTCAAGGATCTGACCACCTACCGCCTGCCCCTGGCCGGCTGGGTCTCGATCCTGCACCGCGCCAGCGGTGGCCTGATGTTTGTGCTGCTGCCGCTGATCGTCTGGCTGTTCGACACCTCGGTGTCGTCCGAAATTTCCTTCGATCGTTTCAGCTCGGCCTTCTCGGCCGGCCTGGGCTTTGTGCCGGGCTGGTTCTTCAAGCTGGTGGTGCTGGCCCTCATCTGGGCCTACCTGCACCACCTGATCGCGGGTGTGCGCCACCTGTACATGGACGTGGCCCATGCGGTCAGCAAAGAGTTCGGCAAATCGTCGGCCATCGTCACCCTGGCCCTGAGCATCGGCCTGACGCTGGTGCTCGGCGCCAAACTGTTCGGCCTGTACTGA
- a CDS encoding malate dehydrogenase — MSKKPVRVAVTGAAGQIGYALLFRIASGEMLGKDQPVILQLLEIPDEKAQKALKGVMMELEDCAFPLLAGMEAHSDPMTAFKDTDYALLVGSRPRGPGMERAELLSINGAIFTAQGKALNAVASRDVKVLVVGNPANTNAYIAMKAAPDLKPGNFTAMLRLDHNRAASQLAAKTGKAVSSIKKLAVWGNHSPTMYADYRFATIDGASVKDMINDQAWNKDVFLPTVGKRGAAIIEARGLSSAASAANAAIDHMRDWALGTNGEWVTMGIPSQGWYGIPKDVMFGFPVTCANGEYKVVEGLEIDAFSQECINKTLAELQGEQDGVKHLL, encoded by the coding sequence ATGAGCAAGAAGCCCGTTCGTGTTGCCGTCACCGGCGCCGCTGGTCAAATCGGTTACGCCCTGCTGTTCCGCATCGCTTCGGGCGAAATGCTGGGCAAGGACCAGCCCGTGATCCTGCAACTGCTGGAAATCCCCGACGAGAAGGCCCAGAAGGCGCTCAAGGGCGTGATGATGGAACTGGAAGACTGCGCCTTCCCGCTGCTGGCCGGCATGGAAGCCCACAGCGACCCGATGACCGCCTTCAAGGACACCGACTACGCGCTGCTGGTGGGCTCGCGTCCGCGCGGCCCCGGCATGGAGCGCGCCGAGCTGCTGAGCATCAACGGCGCCATCTTCACCGCCCAGGGCAAGGCCCTGAACGCCGTGGCCAGCCGCGACGTCAAGGTGCTGGTGGTCGGCAACCCGGCCAACACCAATGCCTACATCGCGATGAAGGCAGCCCCCGATCTGAAGCCGGGCAACTTCACCGCCATGCTGCGCCTGGACCACAACCGCGCCGCCAGCCAGCTGGCCGCCAAGACCGGCAAGGCTGTGTCCAGCATCAAGAAGCTGGCCGTGTGGGGCAACCACTCGCCCACCATGTACGCCGACTACCGCTTCGCCACCATCGACGGCGCTTCGGTCAAGGACATGATCAACGACCAGGCCTGGAACAAGGACGTGTTCCTGCCCACCGTGGGCAAGCGCGGCGCCGCCATCATTGAAGCGCGTGGCCTGTCTTCCGCCGCTTCGGCCGCCAATGCCGCCATCGACCACATGCGCGACTGGGCCCTGGGCACCAACGGCGAATGGGTCACGATGGGCATCCCGTCGCAAGGCTGGTACGGCATTCCCAAGGACGTGATGTTCGGCTTCCCCGTCACCTGCGCCAACGGCGAATACAAGGTGGTTGAAGGCCTGGAGATCGACGCCTTCTCGCAGGAATGCATCAACAAGACCCTGGCCGAACTGCAGGGCGAGCAGGACGGCGTCAAGCACCTGCTGTAA
- the sdhD gene encoding succinate dehydrogenase, hydrophobic membrane anchor protein, which yields MSVNYGSKRVVTGAHYGLRDWLAQRVSAALMALFTLIVLLQVLFTSGPIGYESWAGIFAAQWMKALTFVVFVALAYHAWIGMRDIWMDYVKPAGIRLVLHIVTIVWLVACLGWAVQVLWSL from the coding sequence ATGTCTGTCAACTACGGTTCCAAGCGCGTCGTCACCGGCGCCCACTATGGCCTGCGCGACTGGCTCGCCCAGCGCGTCTCCGCCGCCCTCATGGCGCTGTTCACCCTGATCGTGTTGCTGCAGGTGCTGTTCACCAGCGGCCCCATCGGCTACGAGTCCTGGGCCGGCATCTTCGCTGCCCAGTGGATGAAGGCGCTGACCTTCGTCGTGTTCGTGGCCCTGGCCTACCACGCATGGATCGGCATGCGCGACATCTGGATGGACTACGTCAAGCCCGCCGGCATCCGCCTCGTGCTGCACATCGTCACCATCGTCTGGCTCGTGGCCTGCCTGGGCTGGGCTGTTCAAGTTCTCTGGAGTCTCTGA
- a CDS encoding succinate dehydrogenase iron-sulfur subunit, whose amino-acid sequence MALRTFKIYRYDPEKDAKPYMQTIEVELDGHERMLLDALMKLKAVDPSISFRRSCREGVCGSDAMNINGKNGLACLTNMNTLPGVITLKPLPGLPVVRDLIVDMTLFFKQYNSIKPYLINDTPPPQTERLQSPEEREELNGLYECILCASCSTSCPSFWWNPDKFVGPAGLLQAYRFIADSRDEATSERLDNLEDPYRLFRCHTIMNCVDVCPKNLNPTKAIGKIKEMMVMRSI is encoded by the coding sequence ATGGCACTTCGCACATTCAAGATCTACCGCTACGACCCGGAAAAGGACGCCAAGCCTTACATGCAGACCATCGAGGTCGAACTCGACGGCCACGAGCGCATGCTGCTCGACGCCCTGATGAAGCTCAAGGCGGTGGACCCCTCGATTTCCTTCCGCCGCTCCTGCCGCGAAGGCGTCTGCGGTTCGGACGCGATGAACATCAACGGGAAGAACGGTCTGGCCTGCCTGACCAACATGAACACCCTGCCCGGCGTGATCACCTTGAAGCCCCTGCCCGGCCTTCCGGTGGTGCGCGACCTGATCGTGGACATGACGCTGTTCTTCAAGCAGTACAACAGCATCAAGCCCTACCTGATCAACGACACGCCGCCGCCCCAGACCGAGCGCCTGCAAAGCCCGGAAGAGCGCGAAGAGCTCAACGGCCTGTACGAATGCATCCTGTGCGCGAGCTGTTCGACCAGCTGCCCCAGCTTCTGGTGGAACCCGGACAAGTTCGTCGGCCCAGCCGGCCTGCTGCAGGCCTACCGCTTCATCGCCGACAGCCGCGACGAAGCCACCAGCGAGCGCTTGGACAACCTGGAAGACCCGTACCGCCTGTTCCGCTGCCACACCATCATGAACTGCGTGGACGTGTGCCCGAAGAACCTGAACCCGACCAAAGCGATCGGCAAGATCAAGGAAATGATGGTGATGCGCTCGATCTGA